A section of the Streptomyces sp. V3I8 genome encodes:
- a CDS encoding GNAT family N-acetyltransferase, protein MRAAALRTEPRTQPELRTELCTDEGEFGRLAGEWGALYRRCGTATPFQTHAWLHSWWLSYGTPGRLRLVLVHDGGDLVAAAPLMLVRQPWPVLVPLGGAISDFGDVLIEDGERGDRAAAALADGLAAAARTALIDFREVRPGGAVERVYARWRGPRRQVPDSLCLELPAVPMDDLIGRLATAKAQQRVRAKLRKLASLGVERRAVRPDEVDAALRRLLELHRLQWQGRKVTAEHLQDRFAEHLIRSVGPMVRAGDAVVTEFRLDGAVVAVDLTLLSERFTGGYLYGAHPRLRERKADVATMLLHACAQHTAPGGDDGAGGGSGAGGGGRRVLSLLRGNEPYKHHWRPQPVVNQRFLLARRRTAPLMSATVCDVAARSGGKKLLDRFLGRRERGGGRP, encoded by the coding sequence GTGAGAGCCGCCGCCCTGCGCACGGAACCCCGCACGCAGCCGGAGCTGCGTACGGAACTGTGCACGGACGAAGGGGAGTTCGGGCGACTGGCCGGGGAGTGGGGGGCGCTGTACCGGCGGTGCGGCACGGCGACCCCGTTCCAGACCCATGCGTGGCTGCACTCGTGGTGGCTCTCGTACGGCACGCCCGGCCGGCTCCGGCTGGTGCTGGTCCACGACGGCGGTGACCTGGTGGCCGCCGCGCCGCTGATGCTCGTACGGCAGCCGTGGCCGGTCCTCGTACCGCTGGGCGGGGCGATCTCCGACTTCGGGGACGTGCTGATCGAGGACGGCGAGCGCGGCGACCGGGCCGCCGCAGCCCTGGCCGACGGGCTGGCCGCCGCCGCGCGCACCGCGCTGATCGACTTCCGTGAGGTGCGGCCCGGCGGTGCGGTCGAACGGGTGTACGCGCGCTGGCGCGGGCCCCGCCGGCAGGTGCCGGACTCGCTGTGCCTGGAGCTCCCCGCCGTGCCGATGGACGACCTGATCGGACGGCTCGCGACGGCCAAGGCGCAGCAGCGGGTCCGCGCCAAGCTGCGCAAACTGGCCTCGCTGGGCGTCGAACGGCGTGCCGTGCGCCCGGACGAGGTGGACGCGGCACTGCGCCGGCTCCTGGAACTGCACCGGCTCCAGTGGCAGGGCCGCAAGGTGACCGCCGAGCACCTGCAGGATCGCTTCGCCGAACACCTGATCCGTTCGGTGGGGCCGATGGTCCGCGCCGGCGACGCGGTGGTGACCGAGTTCCGCCTCGACGGCGCCGTGGTGGCGGTGGACCTGACGCTGCTGTCGGAGCGGTTCACGGGCGGCTACCTCTACGGCGCGCATCCGCGGCTGCGCGAGCGCAAGGCGGACGTGGCGACGATGCTGCTGCACGCCTGCGCCCAGCACACCGCGCCGGGCGGCGACGACGGAGCGGGCGGCGGCAGCGGAGCGGGCGGCGGCGGGCGCCGGGTGCTGAGCCTGCTGCGGGGCAACGAGCCCTACAAGCACCACTGGCGTCCGCAGCCCGTCGTCAACCAGCGCTTCCTGCTGGCCCGGCGGCGGACGGCGCCGCTGATGTCCGCCACCGTCTGCGACGTGGCCGCGCGCAGCGGGGGCAAGAAGCTGCTCGACCGGTTCCTCGGCCGACGGGAACGAGGTGGCGGCAGGCCGTGA
- a CDS encoding ATP-grasp domain-containing protein, translating into MPSFDIRVPAVLLRIDRNPFHHGTLGAVRSLGRAGIDVHLVADCAGSPVRASRFVRRMHPPPAPGAPPADVALALRRVAARVARPAVLIPMDDASAVAVDRLRDELAPRFLLPPAPPGLAERVADKAELAVVCASAGIAHPSTLMPDGPAQAAAAVRRLGLPVVAKWSRPWLLPAGTDLRSTTVLNSAQEARALARRAEEAGSRLLLQAFLPPGRDRDWFFHGYADRTGAVRGGGPGRKQRAWPRGAGLTAVGRWTPDPAVQALAERLVSVLGYRGILDLDFRRDAATGAYHLLDFNPRPGAQFRLFADGAGLDVVRAQHLDLTHRPLPAPEPRPGRTFVVENYAPFAAVFRGGTERAWHARDDLAPGVALWALWARHVGLRAGRRLRDRVRPAAPAPAAGARVVRPAAPLDRAAAPLDAPPLSDPLSDDEKASSH; encoded by the coding sequence ATGCCGTCCTTCGACATCCGCGTCCCCGCCGTACTGCTGCGCATCGACCGCAATCCCTTCCACCACGGCACGCTCGGAGCCGTACGGTCGCTCGGCCGGGCCGGAATCGACGTGCACCTGGTCGCCGACTGCGCGGGCAGTCCCGTGCGCGCCTCCCGGTTCGTGCGCCGGATGCATCCGCCGCCCGCCCCCGGTGCCCCGCCCGCCGACGTCGCCCTGGCGTTGCGCCGAGTGGCGGCCCGGGTGGCCCGGCCCGCCGTACTGATCCCAATGGATGACGCGAGCGCCGTCGCGGTGGACCGGCTCAGGGACGAGCTGGCCCCCCGCTTCCTGCTGCCCCCCGCTCCCCCGGGTCTCGCCGAGCGCGTCGCGGACAAGGCGGAGCTGGCCGTCGTGTGCGCGTCCGCGGGCATCGCGCACCCCTCGACGCTGATGCCGGACGGCCCCGCGCAGGCGGCCGCGGCGGTCCGCCGGCTGGGACTGCCCGTGGTGGCGAAGTGGAGCCGGCCCTGGCTGCTGCCCGCCGGGACGGATCTGCGCAGCACGACGGTGCTGAATTCCGCGCAGGAGGCGCGGGCCCTGGCCCGGCGCGCCGAGGAGGCGGGCAGCCGCCTGCTGCTCCAGGCGTTCCTGCCGCCGGGGCGGGACCGGGACTGGTTCTTCCACGGGTACGCGGACCGGACCGGGGCGGTGCGCGGCGGCGGCCCGGGGCGCAAGCAGCGGGCCTGGCCGCGCGGCGCGGGGCTGACCGCGGTGGGCCGCTGGACGCCGGACCCGGCCGTGCAGGCGCTGGCCGAGCGGCTGGTGTCGGTGCTCGGTTACCGCGGCATCCTCGACCTGGACTTCCGCCGCGACGCCGCGACCGGCGCGTACCACCTGCTCGACTTCAATCCGCGGCCCGGCGCGCAGTTCCGGCTGTTCGCCGACGGAGCGGGGCTCGACGTGGTGCGCGCACAGCACCTGGACCTGACCCACCGTCCGCTGCCGGCGCCCGAGCCCCGCCCGGGCCGGACGTTCGTGGTGGAGAACTACGCGCCGTTCGCGGCCGTCTTCCGGGGCGGCACCGAACGGGCCTGGCACGCCCGGGACGACCTCGCGCCCGGTGTCGCCCTGTGGGCGCTGTGGGCGCGCCACGTGGGCCTGCGCGCGGGCCGGCGCCTGCGGGACCGGGTACGCCCGGCGGCCCCCGCGCCCGCCGCCGGCGCACGGGTCGTGCGGCCGGCCGCACCCCTCGACCGGGCGGCCGCACCCCTCGACGCACCTCCCCTGTCCGATCCCCTGTCCGACGACGAGAAAGCGAGCAGTCACTGA
- the rdlA gene encoding rodlin RdlA, whose protein sequence is MLKKAMFAAAAAASVIGMSVAAAPQALAIGDDSGPAVANGNGASSAFGNSATKGDMSPQLSLVEGSLNKPCVGLEDINVAVVNIVPIQDVPILSDDLAQQCSDNSTQAKRDAALSHILEDLSVLSANGE, encoded by the coding sequence GTGCTTAAGAAGGCAATGTTCGCCGCGGCGGCTGCCGCTTCTGTCATCGGTATGTCGGTGGCGGCCGCCCCCCAGGCGCTGGCCATCGGTGATGACTCCGGGCCGGCCGTGGCCAACGGCAACGGCGCCTCGTCGGCGTTCGGCAACTCGGCGACCAAGGGCGACATGAGCCCCCAGCTCTCGCTGGTCGAGGGCTCGCTCAACAAGCCGTGCGTGGGCCTGGAGGACATCAACGTCGCCGTCGTGAACATCGTTCCGATCCAGGACGTCCCGATCCTGTCGGACGACCTCGCGCAGCAGTGCTCGGACAACTCCACCCAGGCGAAGCGCGACGCCGCGCTGTCGCACATCCTGGAGGACCTGTCCGTCCTGTCGGCGAACGGCGAGTAG
- a CDS encoding chaplin: protein MALGMAAPAFADSEAQGAAVGSPGVLSGNVVQVPVHVPVNVCGNTINVIGLLNPAFGNKCVND, encoded by the coding sequence ATGGCGCTCGGAATGGCGGCCCCCGCCTTCGCCGACTCCGAGGCCCAGGGTGCCGCCGTGGGCTCCCCCGGCGTCCTCTCGGGCAACGTCGTCCAGGTTCCTGTTCACGTTCCCGTCAACGTGTGCGGCAACACGATCAACGTGATCGGCCTGCTGAACCCGGCGTTCGGCAACAAGTGCGTCAACGACTGA
- a CDS encoding FAD-dependent oxidoreductase: protein MYDLLVVGAGPYGLSIASHAAAAGLSLRVFGRPMASWRDHMPRGMFLKSEPWASDLSDPEGRLGLAAYCAERGMEARHGAPVPVEVFASYGLWFARHSVPEVDERMIAGVRPCPGGFEALTEDGETVRARTVALAVGVMPFTEIPAALRGLDPAYASHSSHHGDLDRFRGKDVTVVGGGQAALETAALLAEQGTRVRVVARAPQLSWNDVPPPWERPWWQSARAPHSGLGPGWRNWFYAERPGAFRRLPGPTRARIATTALGPAGAWWVRDRVEPSVPLLLGHEITAAYGTGGGVRLELLDRSGGSATLETGHVIAATGFRPTRERLGLLPADVRADLAVSPDGSPCVGREFESSRPGLFLAGLVTASAFGPAMRFVHGASFTARTLVRGVRRRLRTGAAPLSVPGARERQEVLGAAGR, encoded by the coding sequence ATGTACGACCTGCTGGTGGTGGGAGCCGGTCCCTACGGACTGTCCATCGCCTCCCACGCGGCGGCGGCCGGCCTGAGCCTGCGCGTGTTCGGCCGGCCCATGGCGTCCTGGCGCGACCACATGCCCCGCGGCATGTTCCTCAAGTCCGAGCCGTGGGCGTCCGACCTGTCGGACCCGGAGGGCCGGCTGGGCCTGGCCGCCTACTGCGCGGAGCGGGGGATGGAGGCCCGGCACGGGGCGCCCGTCCCGGTCGAGGTGTTCGCCTCGTACGGACTGTGGTTCGCGCGGCACTCGGTCCCGGAGGTGGACGAGCGCATGATCGCCGGCGTCCGCCCCTGCCCGGGCGGTTTCGAGGCGCTCACCGAGGACGGGGAGACCGTCCGCGCGAGGACGGTCGCGCTGGCGGTCGGCGTCATGCCCTTCACCGAGATCCCCGCCGCCCTGCGGGGGCTGGACCCCGCGTACGCCTCGCACAGCAGCCACCACGGTGACCTGGACCGGTTCCGCGGCAAGGACGTGACCGTGGTCGGCGGCGGCCAGGCCGCGCTGGAGACGGCGGCCCTGCTCGCCGAACAGGGCACCCGCGTACGTGTCGTGGCCCGGGCCCCGCAGCTGAGCTGGAACGACGTGCCGCCGCCCTGGGAGCGCCCGTGGTGGCAGTCGGCACGCGCCCCGCACAGCGGCCTGGGCCCCGGCTGGCGCAACTGGTTCTACGCCGAGCGCCCCGGCGCGTTCCGCCGCCTCCCCGGACCCACCCGGGCCCGGATCGCCACGACGGCACTGGGTCCCGCGGGCGCCTGGTGGGTCCGCGACCGCGTCGAACCGTCCGTGCCCCTGCTGCTGGGCCACGAGATCACGGCGGCGTACGGGACCGGGGGCGGCGTACGCCTGGAACTGCTGGACCGGTCCGGCGGGTCGGCGACCCTGGAGACCGGGCACGTCATCGCCGCCACGGGGTTCAGGCCGACCCGGGAACGCCTGGGTCTGCTGCCGGCCGACGTACGCGCGGACCTCGCCGTGTCACCGGACGGATCACCTTGTGTGGGCCGGGAGTTCGAGTCGTCCCGGCCCGGTCTGTTCCTGGCCGGCCTGGTCACGGCGTCGGCCTTCGGCCCGGCGATGCGCTTCGTGCACGGCGCCTCGTTCACGGCCCGGACCCTCGTACGGGGGGTGCGGCGCCGGCTCCGTACGGGAGCGGCCCCGCTGTCCGTGCCCGGGGCGCGGGAGAGGCAGGAGGTGCTGGGGGCGGCGGGGCGCTGA
- a CDS encoding glycoside hydrolase family 26 protein gives MAPLQRTRTRRPARVAAVLAAGLLASAALASGTGFATGGRAAEPPVPSTAPTGVVAPMTPLQPSGAAAAGDRPASPKSSGSPGSPGSPESPESPESPESPAFGAYLDYGPRGVARIAELSHWLGGAELRVAHTYLPGDRWSNIEGLPGFLDAWADWRREEADRLFVLNVPMLERNEEGVSDSEVRGLLRRGAAGEYDHHFRTLAERLVELEVPDTVIVLGWEMNGITYTHRCGPDPEAWKKYWDRIVTTMRAVPGQKFRFDFTPNRGRDAVAWTRCYPGDETVDIIGMDSYDQPRGQSFDEAVAEPYGLQQHVDFAKEHGKPISYPEWGLFRNGDNATYMKRMLAWLDEHKPLYNTLTDYCPHGVWQCDDNPRASEIYRKALFGRTDGTAPRPTDPTPRPTDPTPRPTDPPARPSDCSPVELGDWVEYWLGGKLCLRFDWWSRNR, from the coding sequence ATGGCCCCACTGCAACGGACCCGAACCAGACGGCCGGCCCGTGTCGCCGCCGTACTCGCCGCCGGACTCCTCGCCTCGGCCGCGCTCGCGTCCGGGACGGGGTTCGCCACGGGCGGGCGGGCGGCCGAACCCCCGGTCCCGTCCACCGCGCCGACCGGTGTCGTGGCGCCGATGACGCCGCTCCAGCCGTCGGGGGCCGCGGCGGCCGGCGACCGGCCCGCGTCGCCGAAGAGCTCCGGGAGCCCCGGAAGCCCCGGAAGCCCCGAGAGCCCCGAGAGTCCGGAGAGCCCCGAGAGTCCGGCCTTCGGCGCCTACCTGGACTACGGGCCCCGCGGCGTGGCCCGGATCGCCGAGCTCAGCCACTGGCTGGGCGGGGCCGAACTGCGCGTGGCGCACACGTACCTGCCGGGCGACCGCTGGAGCAACATCGAGGGCCTGCCCGGATTCCTCGACGCCTGGGCGGACTGGCGGCGGGAGGAGGCCGACCGGCTCTTCGTCCTCAACGTCCCCATGCTGGAGCGCAACGAGGAGGGCGTCTCCGACTCCGAGGTCCGCGGCCTGCTGCGACGGGGCGCGGCCGGAGAGTACGACCACCACTTCCGCACGCTGGCCGAGCGGCTCGTCGAGCTGGAGGTGCCCGACACCGTCATCGTGCTCGGCTGGGAGATGAACGGCATCACGTACACCCATCGCTGCGGACCGGACCCGGAGGCCTGGAAGAAGTACTGGGACAGGATCGTCACCACCATGCGGGCGGTGCCGGGCCAGAAGTTCCGGTTCGACTTCACGCCGAACCGCGGCCGGGACGCCGTTGCCTGGACCCGGTGCTACCCGGGCGACGAGACGGTCGACATCATCGGCATGGACTCCTACGACCAGCCGCGCGGACAGTCGTTCGACGAGGCGGTGGCGGAGCCCTACGGGCTGCAACAGCACGTCGATTTCGCGAAGGAGCACGGCAAGCCGATCTCCTATCCTGAATGGGGACTCTTCAGGAACGGCGACAACGCGACCTACATGAAGCGCATGCTCGCCTGGCTGGACGAGCACAAACCGTTGTACAACACGCTCACCGACTACTGCCCGCACGGCGTGTGGCAGTGCGACGACAACCCGCGGGCCTCCGAGATCTACCGCAAGGCGCTCTTCGGCCGGACCGACGGGACGGCACCCAGGCCCACCGATCCCACGCCAAGGCCGACCGACCCCACGCCAAGGCCGACCGACCCGCCGGCGCGGCCGTCGGACTGCTCACCGGTCGAGCTGGGCGACTGGGTGGAGTACTGGCTCGGCGGCAAGCTCTGTCTGCGCTTCGACTGGTGGTCGCGCAACCGCTGA
- a CDS encoding VWA domain-containing protein: protein MRRTEQHRTRQERRVRQARRRRVRGALAAVTVTAGLLLTACGGGDDDGSGKRSGTEALEDNGFPAPAPAVPTGPPGTDGGPTGRYEDDGGDRKGELRESPPPSVAADYLSTFALDVDTASYGYARRTLEDGRRPDPSTVRPEEFINSFRQDYERPDGDGFTVTMDGARTGDENWRLVRVGLATREAEDDGRRPPAALTFVIDVSGSMGEPGRLDLARESLGVMTDRLRDDDAVALVTFSDEARTVLPMTRLGDHRGRVHEAIDALEPTDSTNLGAGVTTGYRTAVEGLREGATNRVVLLSDALANTGETDADAILERIGGARREHGITLFGVGVGSDYGDALMERLADKGDGYTTYVSNAEDARELFCDELPRTVDLTARDAKAQVAFDPETVERFRLIGYDNRRVADEDFRDDRVDGGETGPGHTVTALYAVRVRAGATGHVATATVRWLDPGTRVAHERSARVEATALGRPLWTPRTARTGLQVTAVAAYFADALRGAGSQWPPLPGAPRLSELASRAARLATATESPEIRELADAISRADRLA from the coding sequence ATGAGGCGCACCGAACAGCACCGGACGCGGCAGGAACGGCGGGTACGGCAGGCACGACGACGGCGCGTACGGGGCGCGCTGGCCGCCGTGACCGTCACCGCCGGACTCCTGCTCACCGCCTGCGGCGGCGGGGACGACGACGGATCGGGAAAGCGCAGCGGCACCGAGGCCCTGGAGGACAACGGCTTCCCGGCCCCCGCCCCGGCCGTGCCGACCGGCCCCCCGGGCACCGACGGAGGCCCCACCGGGAGGTACGAGGACGACGGGGGCGACCGGAAGGGCGAACTCCGCGAGAGCCCGCCGCCGTCGGTGGCGGCGGACTACCTCTCCACGTTCGCCCTGGACGTCGACACGGCCTCCTACGGCTACGCGCGCCGCACCCTGGAGGACGGCCGGCGGCCCGATCCGTCGACGGTCCGCCCCGAGGAGTTCATCAACAGCTTCCGCCAGGACTACGAACGCCCCGACGGCGACGGCTTCACGGTCACCATGGACGGCGCCCGCACGGGCGACGAAAACTGGCGGCTCGTCAGGGTCGGCCTCGCCACCCGCGAGGCCGAGGACGACGGCCGCCGCCCGCCCGCCGCGCTCACCTTCGTCATCGACGTGTCGGGCTCCATGGGCGAACCGGGGCGGCTCGACCTGGCCAGGGAGTCGCTGGGCGTGATGACGGACCGGCTGCGCGACGACGACGCGGTCGCCCTCGTCACCTTCAGCGACGAGGCGCGGACCGTCCTGCCGATGACCCGGCTCGGCGACCACCGCGGCCGGGTCCACGAGGCGATCGACGCCCTCGAACCGACCGACTCGACCAATCTCGGCGCGGGCGTCACCACCGGCTACCGCACGGCCGTCGAAGGGCTGCGCGAGGGCGCCACCAACCGGGTCGTGCTGCTCTCCGACGCCCTCGCCAACACCGGCGAGACCGACGCCGACGCGATCCTCGAACGCATCGGCGGCGCCCGCCGCGAGCACGGCATCACGCTGTTCGGCGTCGGCGTGGGCAGCGACTACGGCGACGCCCTGATGGAACGCCTCGCCGACAAGGGCGACGGGTACACGACGTACGTGTCGAACGCCGAGGACGCCCGCGAGCTCTTCTGCGACGAGCTGCCCCGCACCGTCGACCTCACCGCCCGGGACGCGAAGGCGCAGGTCGCCTTCGACCCGGAGACGGTCGAGCGGTTCCGGCTCATCGGCTACGACAACCGCCGGGTCGCCGACGAGGACTTCCGCGACGACCGGGTGGACGGCGGCGAGACGGGTCCGGGGCACACGGTGACGGCGCTGTACGCGGTGCGGGTCAGGGCCGGTGCGACGGGGCACGTCGCGACGGCGACCGTGCGGTGGCTGGACCCCGGCACACGCGTCGCCCACGAGCGGTCGGCCCGGGTGGAGGCGACGGCCCTCGGCCGGCCCCTGTGGACGCCGCGCACGGCGCGCACGGGCCTGCAGGTCACGGCGGTGGCGGCGTACTTCGCCGACGCCCTGCGCGGGGCCGGCTCCCAGTGGCCCCCGTTGCCGGGAGCCCCGCGCCTTTCCGAACTCGCGTCCCGGGCGGCCCGCCTGGCGACGGCCACGGAATCACCCGAGATCCGCGAACTGGCCGACGCGATAAGCAGGGCCGACAGGTTGGCCTAG
- a CDS encoding ABC transporter permease, translated as MRQLKRRRTLVMGAILAALPFVLAVAFAIGGQPDGREGRVSLMDTATASGANFAATNLFVSAGFLLVIPVALFCGDTIASEASWSSLRYLLAAPVPRARLLWSKLVVALGLSLAAMVLLPVVALAVGSVAYGWGPLEIPTGGTLSAGTAAQRLVVVIAFIFASQLVTAGLAFWLSTKTDAPLGAVGGAVGLTIVGNVLDAVTALGDWRHFLPAHWQFAWADAVQPDPEWGGMIQGTAVSVTYAMVLFALAFRGFAGKDVVS; from the coding sequence ATGCGTCAGCTGAAGCGGCGCCGCACGCTGGTCATGGGGGCGATCCTCGCCGCCCTGCCCTTCGTGCTGGCGGTGGCCTTCGCGATCGGCGGCCAACCGGACGGCCGCGAGGGCCGGGTCAGCCTCATGGACACGGCCACGGCGTCGGGCGCCAACTTCGCCGCGACGAACCTCTTCGTCTCCGCGGGCTTCCTGCTGGTCATCCCCGTCGCCCTGTTCTGCGGCGACACCATCGCCTCGGAGGCGAGCTGGTCCTCCCTGCGCTACCTCCTCGCGGCGCCCGTGCCGAGGGCCCGCCTCCTGTGGTCCAAGCTCGTGGTGGCGCTCGGCCTGAGCCTCGCCGCGATGGTGCTGCTGCCGGTCGTCGCGCTGGCGGTGGGCTCGGTCGCGTACGGCTGGGGGCCGCTGGAGATCCCCACCGGCGGCACCCTGTCCGCGGGCACGGCGGCCCAGCGCCTCGTCGTCGTGATCGCGTTCATCTTCGCGTCCCAACTGGTCACGGCGGGGCTCGCGTTCTGGCTGTCGACGAAGACCGACGCCCCGCTGGGCGCGGTGGGGGGCGCGGTCGGCCTGACGATCGTGGGCAACGTGCTGGACGCGGTCACCGCCCTCGGCGACTGGCGCCACTTCCTGCCCGCGCACTGGCAGTTCGCGTGGGCCGACGCGGTGCAGCCCGACCCCGAGTGGGGCGGCATGATCCAGGGCACGGCGGTCTCCGTCACGTACGCGATGGTGCTGTTCGCCCTGGCCTTCCGCGGTTTCGCCGGCAAGGACGTGGTGTCCTAG
- a CDS encoding chaplin family protein produces MRQTLSKGMVAAAAATSILSLCSSQAFADSDASAVAADSPGVLSGNSVQAPLDVPVNACGNSANAVAALNPSFGNSCATPTGKHRKPDAPRHGATSGHGSSHHHAPGTDRSPGHGSDHAHGSGHGSDHAHGSDHGSGGHGGPGHGGPNPHHGGPTTPHHGGPGHHHTGSAAHGVTHGSPGVGTGNDAQTPVDVPVNACGNTIDVIGLLNPVFGNGCAQHNGPKGHGHDDPRGHDDDGPKGYGDDEETPPPGPPATPPGHPPTATPPPPPDATPPHTPSRGGGHRPELADTGSDGMLGASAAGMGLLLGGAILYRRNRAASRQW; encoded by the coding sequence TTGCGACAGACCCTGAGCAAGGGAATGGTCGCGGCCGCCGCCGCGACGAGCATCCTGTCCCTGTGCAGCTCCCAGGCCTTCGCCGACTCGGACGCGAGCGCGGTGGCGGCGGACTCGCCCGGCGTGCTGTCCGGCAACAGCGTGCAGGCCCCGCTGGATGTGCCCGTGAACGCGTGCGGCAACTCCGCGAACGCGGTCGCCGCCCTCAATCCGTCCTTCGGCAACTCCTGCGCCACCCCCACGGGCAAGCACCGGAAGCCGGACGCCCCCCGTCACGGAGCCACCTCCGGCCACGGCTCAAGCCATCACCACGCCCCCGGCACGGACCGCAGCCCCGGCCACGGTTCGGACCACGCCCACGGCTCCGGTCACGGTTCGGACCACGCCCACGGTTCGGACCACGGCTCCGGTGGTCACGGCGGCCCCGGGCACGGCGGGCCGAACCCCCACCACGGCGGGCCTACCACCCCCCACCACGGCGGGCCGGGCCACCACCACACCGGCTCCGCCGCGCACGGTGTCACGCACGGTTCGCCCGGCGTCGGCACGGGCAACGACGCCCAGACCCCGGTCGACGTGCCGGTCAACGCGTGCGGCAACACGATCGACGTGATCGGCCTGCTGAACCCCGTGTTCGGCAACGGGTGCGCCCAGCACAACGGTCCCAAGGGCCACGGCCACGACGACCCGCGCGGTCACGACGACGACGGTCCGAAGGGCTACGGCGACGACGAGGAGACGCCGCCGCCCGGGCCCCCGGCCACCCCGCCGGGACACCCGCCGACGGCCACCCCGCCGCCGCCGCCGGACGCGACGCCCCCGCACACGCCCTCCAGGGGCGGGGGCCACCGGCCGGAGCTGGCCGACACCGGCAGCGACGGAATGCTCGGGGCCTCGGCGGCCGGCATGGGCCTGCTGCTCGGCGGAGCGATCCTGTACCGACGGAACCGAGCCGCGTCCCGTCAGTGGTGA
- a CDS encoding lipopolysaccharide biosynthesis protein, whose amino-acid sequence MSDNLHRSTGRPGTALARARALPPWSLLAAGVLLGGVLGGAYGGLRTPQYSATSYVVAVPTKKSDPAAALGFAQAYGRVATQLAVLGDAQVWAGVPVSTLRESVRAATSPDAPMVAVTATSERPDLAADIANAVSRSLTRHANDTEDSTHVELLQFSRAIEPTEASSLSAGVTGLVGASAGGLLGGLALLVRPRRAAQAPAAASVPGPATAVDVHGQL is encoded by the coding sequence ATGAGCGACAACCTGCACCGTTCGACCGGGCGGCCGGGAACGGCACTCGCCCGTGCCAGGGCGCTGCCTCCGTGGTCCCTGCTCGCCGCCGGCGTCCTCCTCGGGGGCGTCCTCGGCGGCGCGTACGGCGGCCTGAGGACCCCGCAGTACAGCGCGACGAGCTACGTCGTCGCCGTCCCCACCAAGAAGTCGGACCCGGCGGCGGCGCTCGGCTTCGCGCAGGCGTACGGGCGGGTCGCCACCCAGCTCGCGGTGCTCGGCGACGCCCAGGTGTGGGCGGGCGTGCCGGTGTCGACCCTGCGCGAGAGCGTGCGGGCGGCGACCTCACCGGACGCGCCGATGGTCGCCGTGACCGCCACCTCCGAACGCCCCGACCTCGCCGCCGACATCGCCAACGCCGTGTCGCGCTCGCTGACCCGGCACGCGAACGACACCGAGGACAGCACGCACGTGGAGCTGCTGCAGTTCTCCCGCGCGATCGAGCCCACCGAGGCCTCCTCCCTCTCGGCGGGCGTGACCGGTCTCGTCGGGGCGAGCGCCGGCGGGCTGCTCGGCGGGCTCGCGCTGCTGGTCCGGCCGCGCCGGGCCGCGCAGGCCCCGGCCGCCGCCTCGGTGCCGGGCCCCGCCACCGCCGTCGACGTCCACGGACAGCTGTGA
- a CDS encoding rodlin: protein MIKKVLATAAIAASVVGASAAVAPQALAIGDDSGPSTANGNAAAQYYGNSATYGDMSPQMALIQGSFNKPCIGLNDINVPVVNLIPIQDVPILSDDMNQQCTENSTQVKRDGALAHLLEDVSILSANGED from the coding sequence ATGATCAAGAAGGTTCTTGCCACCGCGGCGATCGCTGCTTCCGTCGTGGGTGCTTCCGCCGCCGTGGCTCCGCAGGCGCTGGCGATCGGCGACGACAGCGGCCCGAGCACCGCGAACGGCAACGCGGCCGCGCAGTACTACGGCAACTCCGCCACGTACGGCGACATGAGCCCGCAGATGGCCCTCATCCAGGGCTCCTTCAACAAGCCCTGCATCGGCCTGAACGACATCAACGTTCCGGTGGTCAACCTGATCCCGATCCAGGATGTCCCGATCCTGTCGGACGACATGAACCAGCAGTGCACCGAGAACTCCACCCAGGTCAAGCGCGACGGCGCGCTGGCGCACCTCCTGGAGGACGTGTCGATCCTCTCCGCCAACGGCGAGGACTGA